A section of the Clostridium felsineum DSM 794 genome encodes:
- a CDS encoding CtsR family transcriptional regulator: MRLSDIIEEFLKEMIAENNENELEIQRNELANHFSCAPSQINYVLTTRFTTDKGYYIESRRGGGGCIRIRKVEYHESEKSPFINSIIDRIKNSITYDAGCKIVDGLLDMNLLTAREGTIIKACINDRTLLYAADRRNEIRAEILKSTLIVLLV; this comes from the coding sequence ATGCGATTGTCAGATATAATAGAAGAATTTTTAAAAGAAATGATTGCTGAAAATAATGAAAATGAACTTGAGATACAAAGAAATGAATTGGCTAATCACTTTAGTTGTGCTCCTTCTCAAATAAATTATGTTTTAACTACTAGATTTACTACAGATAAGGGGTATTATATTGAAAGTAGGAGAGGTGGAGGTGGATGTATAAGAATTCGTAAAGTTGAATATCATGAAAGCGAAAAAAGCCCTTTTATAAATTCTATTATTGATCGAATAAAGAATAGCATAACGTATGATGCTGGATGTAAGATAGTGGATGGACTTTTAGATATGAACTTATTAACAGCTAGGGAAGGGACAATAATAAAGGCATGTATAAATGATAGAACATTGTTGTATGCTGCGGATAGAAGAAATGAAATAAGGGCAGAAATATTAAAATCTACGCTTATTGTTCTACTCGTATAA
- a CDS encoding UvrB/UvrC motif-containing protein, translated as MICEVCHNNEANVHITQIINGSKKELNVCESCAKNIQGVNISSDMDFISPFSFQNILSGIMDYIGDASHSNECEELVCKNCGTTYSEFKDKGLFGCSDCYKYFKSMLSPIINRVQGNVEHNGKIPKKAGKEIINKNTIVKLKAELQKAVFQEEYEKAAELRDRIKDLQKKAGGEK; from the coding sequence ATGATATGTGAAGTTTGTCATAATAATGAAGCTAATGTTCATATAACTCAAATAATAAATGGAAGTAAAAAAGAATTAAATGTATGTGAAAGTTGTGCTAAAAATATTCAAGGAGTTAATATATCCTCGGATATGGATTTCATTTCTCCTTTTTCATTTCAAAATATTTTGAGTGGAATAATGGATTATATAGGTGATGCTTCTCACAGTAATGAATGTGAAGAATTAGTGTGTAAAAATTGTGGAACAACATATAGTGAATTTAAGGATAAGGGATTGTTTGGATGTAGTGATTGTTACAAGTATTTTAAATCAATGCTATCGCCTATTATAAATAGAGTTCAAGGAAATGTTGAGCATAATGGCAAAATACCTAAAAAGGCAGGAAAAGAGATTATAAATAAAAATACTATAGTAAAACTTAAGGCAGAGCTTCAAAAAGCAGTATTTCAAGAAGAGTATGAAAAAGCTGCAGAACTTAGAGATAGGATAAAAGACCTTCAAAAAAAAGCTGGAGGTGAAAAATAA